The Nostoc sp. 'Peltigera membranacea cyanobiont' N6 genome contains the following window.
GCACTCCAGAAAGTGCTGCACAAATCGCCACAAAATACAACGATAAAAGCGGTGAGGTTGCAGCTTTAGGAATTCTCGGTGAAGCATATCGCTTAATTGGAGATTACGACCAAGCAATTGAATATTTACACCAAGCACAACAACTTTATCCAGCTTACGACTTTTTGGTGTTAAATAGTTTGGGTAATGCTCACAAAAGTCGCGCTCAATTGCGAGAGTTACAAGCCGATTCTGCAAATAAAGCTGGTATTATTAGTAAAGAAAATGAATTTACGAAAAAGTCTCTAGAAGACTATAGGCACGCTCACGAATATTTTCAGAAAAGTACACAACTCGCCAGCGACCAAAAACAAACTTTAGCTAAGATGCGAGGATTGTTAAATTTAATTCAGTTGGCTTCCCAGACCAATAGAAGCAAAGTTATGAACGATCGGGAATTTAACAAAACTGTTGACGATGCTTTAAAGGTTCTTGAAATTCTACCCGATTCAGCGACAAAAGTCTATGGAGCAATTGATTTAGCATACTTGCAGTCAGATGCTAAGGGAACTTCGCCTTTTACTTACTGTCCAAATAGCCGGATTTTACCCGATGCAGATGTATTAAGTTTGCTACACAAGTCAGTAGCGACTAGTAAAAATTTACAAGATAATCGCCTACTTTCTTATTCTAACGGCGCTTTGGGTCATTTCTGGGAATGCGAACCAAAGAAGGAAACAGAAGCATTAAAATATACTCAAACTGCAATAGTCGCAGCAGATAATAAGTTAAGCGCAAAAGATAGCTTGTATTTGTGGGAATGGCAAGCCGGACGGATTTTAGATAAACAGAATCGAAAAGAAGATGCGATCGCATCTTATCAACGAGCATTTGATACCCTAGAAGATATCCGCAGCGATATCTTAACCGCCGAAAGGGATGTACAGTTTGACTTCCGCGATGTTGTGCGACCATTGTATCGGACATTGGCACAGTCGCGGCTCGATTTGCTTGCAGTTGGTGCGATTGCAGATGAACGACGCGCCAAAGAATTATCAGAAGTAGTTACAACCATTGATGCTTTGAAACTAGCAGAATTACAAAATTATTTTGGCAATGATTGCATTTTAAGTGCCTTGAATCCCAAACCAGTGGGAGAACTCCTTAAGGATAATAGTGTAGCGTTTCAGAATACTGGGTTTTTGAGTTCCATCATTTTAGAGGGCAAAACCGGCATATTATTGCAGTTACCCAATCAGGCAACTAAATTTAAATGGATTGAAGATTCCAATCAAGAAGATACAAACAAAATAGTTAGCAGCGACACGCTACAGAAAAAAATTGCCGAGTTTCGCACAGGATTAGTTAAAGGAGAAGAACTAATTAACTACGATACAACAACTGCCGCACAGCTTTATGATTGGATAATTCGCCCCTTTGCCGAGGATATCAAACCGGAGAAAATCAAAACCCTAGTATTTATTCAGGATGGGTTTTTGCGTAGTGTGCCAATGGCAGCCCTTTATGACAACCAAGAACACAAATATTTAGTCGAAACTTATGCCATTGCAACAACCCCCAGTTTACGACTTAGCACACCCAAAGCAAGCGATCGCAGTCCGCAAAAAGCGTTAATTTTGGGTTTGACGGAAACAGCCACAATCGACGGGAAGATTTTTGATGCGCTTTCTGCTGTTCCTGATGAAATTAGTGCAATTAAAGGTATATTTCCTCGTCATACCGACCTCATCGATGAAAACTTTTTTCCCGAAAGCTTTCAAAAAACACTTGACAAAAGCACATATCCAATTGTTCACATAGCTAGTCACGCTCAATTTGGGATCATTCCTGAAGACACCTTTATTGTCACAGGCAAAAACCAAAAACTTACCATCGGTCAATTAGAGAACTCACTACGAAACCTCAACAGCAAATCGGATAGTGTCGAACTACTGACATTAACTGCATGTGAAACTGCATTTGGTGACGATCGCGCCACACTAGGGTTAGCTGGAGTTGCCTTGCAAGTTGGGGTAAAAAGTGCGATCGCATCTTTGTGGAGTGTCACAGATGAATCAACATCGGAATTAGTCAAAGCATTTTACACCAACTACCGCAACGCTGGCATGAGTATTGCGGAAGCGTTGCAAAAAGCCCAAATTAGAATGATTCATGCTAAGAAATTATCGCCATCCGAAATAAATCCCAGCTATGATAATCCTGCGTATTGGGCACCAATGATTGCGATCGGTAATTGGCTTTGAAAGTCACATCCTCTCTACTGACATTCTCGACTAAGTACCAACTGTCCATTAGCCAGTCGATAAAGCCCTTGTGGTTCAATAATGCGATCGCCTTTTTTCCAAGTCCGCGATGTTGGTTGAACGTTACGCACTTCACCAGTTGAATATACAGAAATTAATCCATTCCCTGGACTATTACGTAAAGCACCAGAACCAGTGATGAAGAATGTACCCCCTTCCTTGGAACTGCGG
Protein-coding sequences here:
- a CDS encoding CHAT domain-containing protein, which gives rise to MNTKNKYFKILFSARRWMQILLKIGSFCKRLIYFAPQQHQKPNRHPKFIKGLFLTTLLISLLLGQVVSAQTPNITSLVEQGIKDYEAGNFFNAIKHWQEALNQDKNNPSATAVVNENLARAYQQIGENKTAIASLSAAINDYSAVGNIQQVGRMKSELAQVYSNLGQPRKAIALLCGKLVDKSKIPENQPSQEVKCTPESAAQIATKYNDKSGEVAALGILGEAYRLIGDYDQAIEYLHQAQQLYPAYDFLVLNSLGNAHKSRAQLRELQADSANKAGIISKENEFTKKSLEDYRHAHEYFQKSTQLASDQKQTLAKMRGLLNLIQLASQTNRSKVMNDREFNKTVDDALKVLEILPDSATKVYGAIDLAYLQSDAKGTSPFTYCPNSRILPDADVLSLLHKSVATSKNLQDNRLLSYSNGALGHFWECEPKKETEALKYTQTAIVAADNKLSAKDSLYLWEWQAGRILDKQNRKEDAIASYQRAFDTLEDIRSDILTAERDVQFDFRDVVRPLYRTLAQSRLDLLAVGAIADERRAKELSEVVTTIDALKLAELQNYFGNDCILSALNPKPVGELLKDNSVAFQNTGFLSSIILEGKTGILLQLPNQATKFKWIEDSNQEDTNKIVSSDTLQKKIAEFRTGLVKGEELINYDTTTAAQLYDWIIRPFAEDIKPEKIKTLVFIQDGFLRSVPMAALYDNQEHKYLVETYAIATTPSLRLSTPKASDRSPQKALILGLTETATIDGKIFDALSAVPDEISAIKGIFPRHTDLIDENFFPESFQKTLDKSTYPIVHIASHAQFGIIPEDTFIVTGKNQKLTIGQLENSLRNLNSKSDSVELLTLTACETAFGDDRATLGLAGVALQVGVKSAIASLWSVTDESTSELVKAFYTNYRNAGMSIAEALQKAQIRMIHAKKLSPSEINPSYDNPAYWAPMIAIGNWL